From a single Paraburkholderia sp. D15 genomic region:
- the frr gene encoding ribosome recycling factor, whose amino-acid sequence MSVADIRKGAEQKMQRSIDAFKNDLSKIRTGRAHTGLLDHIQCDYYGSPVPISQVANLTLIDARTIGVQPWEKKMVQVVEKAIRESDLGLNPATQGDVIRVPMPALTEERRRELTKVVKSEAETAKVAVRNLRRDANEQLKKLVKDKEISEDDERRAGDDVQKLTDKFVAEIDKLVVTKEAEIMTV is encoded by the coding sequence ATGTCTGTGGCTGATATCCGCAAGGGCGCTGAGCAAAAAATGCAGCGTTCCATCGACGCGTTCAAGAACGATCTGTCGAAGATCCGTACGGGCCGTGCACACACGGGCCTGCTCGATCATATCCAGTGCGATTACTACGGTTCGCCGGTGCCGATCTCGCAGGTCGCGAACCTGACGCTGATCGACGCGCGCACGATCGGCGTGCAGCCGTGGGAAAAGAAGATGGTGCAGGTCGTCGAAAAGGCGATCCGCGAATCGGACCTGGGTCTGAACCCGGCTACCCAAGGCGATGTGATCCGCGTGCCGATGCCCGCGCTGACCGAGGAACGCCGCCGCGAACTGACCAAGGTGGTCAAGAGCGAAGCGGAAACGGCCAAGGTGGCGGTGCGCAACCTGCGCCGCGACGCGAACGAGCAACTGAAGAAGCTCGTCAAGGACAAGGAAATTTCGGAAGACGACGAGCGTCGTGCCGGTGACGACGTGCAGAAGCTGACGGACAAGTTCGTCGCCGAAATCGACAAGCTGGTCGTGACGAAGGAAGCCGAGATCATGACGGTCTGA
- the pyrH gene encoding UMP kinase, translating to MPTAYKRVLLKLSGEALMGDDAFGINRATIERMVADVAEVVRLGTQLAVVIGGGNIFRGVAGGAAGMDRATADYMGMLATMMNALALQDAMRHAGIEARVQSALRMDQVVEPYIRPRAIRQLEEGKVVIFAAGTGNPFFTTDTAAALRGSEVGAEVVLKATKVDGVYSADPKKDPSATRYTTISFDEAIGRNLQVMDATAFALCRDQKLPIRVFSIVKPGALKRIVQGEDEGTLVHV from the coding sequence ATGCCCACTGCCTATAAACGCGTCCTGCTCAAACTCTCCGGTGAAGCTTTGATGGGCGACGATGCCTTCGGCATCAATCGCGCGACCATCGAACGAATGGTGGCGGACGTGGCCGAAGTGGTCCGTCTCGGAACGCAGCTGGCCGTGGTGATCGGCGGTGGCAATATTTTCCGCGGCGTCGCGGGCGGCGCGGCCGGCATGGACCGCGCCACGGCCGACTACATGGGCATGCTGGCCACCATGATGAATGCGCTGGCATTGCAGGACGCCATGCGCCACGCCGGCATCGAGGCGCGCGTGCAGTCCGCGCTGCGCATGGATCAGGTGGTCGAGCCGTACATCCGGCCCCGCGCGATCCGCCAGCTCGAGGAAGGCAAGGTCGTGATTTTCGCGGCCGGTACCGGCAACCCGTTCTTCACCACCGACACGGCCGCGGCATTGCGCGGCTCGGAAGTCGGCGCGGAAGTCGTGCTGAAGGCCACCAAGGTGGACGGCGTCTACTCCGCCGACCCCAAGAAAGACCCGAGCGCGACCCGCTACACCACGATCAGCTTCGACGAAGCCATCGGCCGTAACCTGCAGGTGATGGACGCAACCGCTTTCGCGCTGTGCCGCGACCAGAAGCTGCCGATCCGCGTGTTTTCGATCGTCAAGCCGGGCGCGCTCAAACGCATCGTACAAGGCGAGGACGAGGGCACCCTCGTCCACGTGTAA